The proteins below come from a single uncultured delta proteobacterium genomic window:
- the fabG gene encoding 3-oxoacyl-(acyl-carrier-protein) reductase FabG gives MDLGLKGKVVVITGSARGIGYACAEVFAEEGACVCINDINAEDGETAARTLSGKGFSAFFTPGNVAVEADVKALFRTAHERFGSIDILVNNAAISPKTQFEDLTAEEFQRVLQVNLTGAFLCSREAVTYMKEKRWGRIVNLSSMAGRFGANHAALHYSSSKAGILGMTMTLGKKLGKHNITVNSVAPGRIDTILTQVLPEDVRADIISQIPLGRLGTCREVANVVAFLASEPGGYVTGANVDIMGGYIA, from the coding sequence ATGGACCTTGGATTGAAAGGTAAGGTTGTCGTTATCACGGGCTCCGCCAGAGGCATAGGATACGCATGCGCGGAAGTCTTCGCGGAGGAAGGCGCGTGTGTCTGCATTAACGACATAAACGCCGAAGATGGCGAAACCGCCGCGCGCACGTTGAGCGGAAAAGGTTTTTCCGCCTTTTTCACGCCGGGCAACGTCGCCGTGGAGGCCGACGTCAAGGCGCTGTTCAGGACGGCGCACGAGCGTTTCGGCAGCATCGACATCCTGGTCAATAATGCGGCCATTTCGCCCAAAACACAGTTTGAGGATCTGACGGCGGAAGAATTCCAGCGCGTTCTGCAGGTCAACCTGACCGGCGCGTTCCTGTGCTCGCGGGAAGCGGTAACGTACATGAAGGAAAAACGCTGGGGCCGCATCGTCAACCTTTCCTCCATGGCGGGCAGGTTCGGCGCGAACCATGCCGCGCTCCATTATTCTTCCTCGAAGGCGGGCATCCTGGGCATGACGATGACCCTGGGCAAAAAACTGGGCAAGCACAACATCACGGTCAACAGCGTGGCCCCGGGAAGGATAGATACCATCCTCACCCAGGTTCTGCCGGAAGATGTGCGCGCCGATATTATCAGCCAGATTCCGCTCGGCAGGCTTGGCACCTGCCGGGAAGTGGCCAACGTGGTCGCTTTTTTGGCTTCGGAGCCGGGAGGCTACGTGACCGGCGCGAACGTGGATATCATGGGGGGGTATATCGCATGA
- a CDS encoding exported hypothetical protein (Evidence 5 : No homology to any previously reported sequences) — MKKLSTIVVCALICALCAIPASAAKSTEDNWPKGNIQIVIPYSTGGSPDVIMRAYAEYSKLPILVSNMQGSSGMIATKHVRASKPDGYTFLAIAPETILTLYHGGDSGVPASDLEWVAGMAAGFSIFCVKASSPYNTWADLVKYAKANPGKVTVTASGSKSFAETIMHIMNESSEIDMTWVPQKSLVDARTSVIGGHNVAVLAATDECIPYIKSGDLKALWVASDTPYPQIENVPLLKDVTKDPTMVFGIHRGLQGPKGIPQAILDTINADIVEVMKSEEFKNKIKNIGYEPLYLNQADYTKVYIDLEPRVKAIWDKYK; from the coding sequence ATGAAGAAACTGTCAACCATCGTTGTTTGCGCCCTGATTTGCGCCTTGTGTGCCATCCCGGCTTCGGCCGCGAAAAGCACAGAGGACAACTGGCCGAAAGGCAATATTCAGATCGTCATTCCTTACTCCACCGGAGGATCCCCGGACGTCATCATGCGGGCATACGCGGAATACTCGAAATTGCCCATCCTGGTTTCCAACATGCAGGGCTCCAGCGGCATGATCGCCACAAAACATGTGCGGGCTTCCAAACCCGATGGCTACACCTTCCTGGCTATCGCGCCCGAAACGATTTTGACCCTGTATCACGGCGGCGACTCCGGCGTGCCCGCGTCCGACCTTGAGTGGGTGGCGGGCATGGCGGCCGGGTTCAGCATTTTCTGCGTGAAAGCCTCGTCTCCCTACAACACCTGGGCCGACCTCGTGAAGTACGCCAAAGCCAATCCCGGCAAGGTGACCGTGACGGCTTCCGGGTCCAAGTCTTTTGCCGAGACCATCATGCACATCATGAACGAATCGTCCGAGATCGACATGACCTGGGTGCCCCAGAAGAGTCTTGTGGACGCGCGCACTTCCGTCATCGGCGGGCATAACGTTGCCGTTCTGGCCGCCACCGACGAATGCATTCCCTATATCAAGTCCGGCGACCTGAAAGCCCTGTGGGTGGCTTCCGATACGCCGTATCCGCAAATCGAGAACGTTCCCCTGCTGAAGGACGTGACCAAGGACCCGACAATGGTTTTCGGTATTCACAGAGGGCTCCAGGGGCCTAAAGGAATCCCCCAGGCGATTCTCGACACGATTAACGCGGATATCGTCGAGGTTATGAAGAGCGAGGAATTCAAGAATAAAATCAAGAATATCGGGTACGAGCCCCTGTACCTCAATCAGGCTGATTACACCAAGGTCTATATAGATCTGGAGCCGAGGGTAAAGGCGATCTGGGACAAGTATAAGTAA
- a CDS encoding putative Acyl-CoA synthetase (AMP-forming)/AMP-acid ligase II (Evidence 3 : Function proposed based on presence of conserved amino acid motif, structural feature or limited homology): MTHYIPTELSGTLEYSFGLRPLYEYVSIHAGRMPDKACLVYYGKRITYAQLEESINRLGNALRRLDAGPVVTLFMQNCPQFVFAHLAAQKAGLIPASLDPMFKTWEVENRLRMTGSRVVIANSCLYPVLEPLVEQGVLSHVILTDFSEYLPETPEIPLHFSFEAPESRGGALSLAELMREASPEPPPGRERDIAEPGLILFTSGTSGMPKATMLSLKSQVYKAARYGAAYHYTQQTRWLQTQGMYHIGGMLMLCVHLYNASTMVLLTRFNLDSVRHAIQRYLCDAWYASAQSFRQLLDDPDSADFCLCSLRQGTSSSFGISTTGELAERWAKATGGGLLIESGYGLTESHTAAAAMPPERPKHGTFGIPLFGHGSVKIIGPDGKECPPNVEGEIVVRDDGVFLGYMNNPEAMEEIFRDGWLYTGDVGFLDDEGYLTFLGRTKQMLKTSGFSVFPEEVETLLSWHEAVERVAVVGVPDPKRGERVKAFIQLTEEGRGRVTGEDLILWARERMASYKCPREIEFRDNLPISSTGKILRKALFDPT, encoded by the coding sequence GTGACGCATTACATACCGACAGAACTGTCCGGCACGCTGGAGTATTCCTTCGGCTTGCGGCCCCTGTATGAATATGTGTCCATCCACGCCGGGCGGATGCCCGACAAGGCCTGTCTTGTCTACTACGGGAAACGCATCACCTACGCGCAACTGGAAGAAAGCATCAACAGGCTGGGCAACGCCCTGCGGCGTCTGGATGCGGGCCCCGTGGTCACGCTCTTCATGCAGAACTGCCCGCAGTTTGTTTTCGCCCACCTGGCGGCGCAGAAGGCGGGGTTGATCCCGGCCTCCCTTGATCCCATGTTCAAGACCTGGGAGGTGGAGAACAGGCTGCGCATGACCGGGTCCCGCGTCGTTATCGCCAACAGCTGCCTGTACCCGGTATTGGAACCGCTGGTGGAACAGGGGGTGCTTTCCCATGTGATACTGACGGATTTTTCGGAATACCTGCCGGAAACGCCGGAGATTCCGCTGCATTTTTCCTTTGAAGCCCCTGAATCGCGAGGCGGGGCGCTCAGCCTCGCCGAGCTTATGCGGGAGGCGTCGCCGGAACCGCCGCCAGGCCGGGAACGGGATATCGCCGAGCCGGGGCTGATCCTGTTCACCTCCGGCACGTCCGGCATGCCCAAAGCCACGATGCTTTCGCTCAAAAGCCAGGTGTACAAGGCGGCGCGGTATGGAGCCGCCTACCATTACACCCAGCAGACGCGCTGGCTCCAGACGCAGGGGATGTACCACATCGGCGGCATGCTTATGCTGTGCGTCCACCTGTATAACGCCTCGACCATGGTGCTGCTGACTCGTTTCAATCTGGACTCGGTACGGCATGCCATTCAACGGTATTTGTGCGATGCGTGGTACGCCAGCGCCCAGAGCTTCAGGCAATTGCTCGATGACCCGGACAGCGCGGATTTTTGTTTGTGCTCCTTGCGCCAGGGCACGTCATCGAGTTTCGGCATTTCCACAACCGGGGAGCTGGCCGAGCGCTGGGCCAAGGCGACGGGCGGGGGGCTTTTGATAGAGTCCGGCTACGGGTTGACGGAGTCGCATACCGCGGCCGCCGCGATGCCGCCGGAACGGCCCAAGCACGGCACCTTCGGTATCCCGCTTTTCGGCCACGGGAGCGTGAAGATCATCGGCCCGGACGGGAAAGAATGCCCGCCCAACGTGGAAGGCGAGATCGTGGTCCGCGATGACGGCGTTTTCCTGGGGTATATGAACAACCCCGAGGCCATGGAGGAGATTTTCCGCGATGGCTGGCTGTATACCGGCGACGTGGGGTTCCTGGACGATGAGGGCTACCTGACCTTTCTCGGGCGTACCAAGCAGATGCTCAAGACATCCGGGTTCAGCGTTTTTCCGGAAGAGGTCGAAACGCTGCTTTCCTGGCATGAGGCCGTGGAGAGGGTGGCGGTTGTCGGCGTGCCTGACCCCAAACGGGGGGAGCGCGTCAAGGCCTTTATCCAACTCACGGAGGAAGGCAGAGGCCGGGTGACCGGGGAAGACCTCATCCTCTGGGCAAGGGAGCGGATGGCTTCGTATAAGTGCCCGCGAGAAATAGAATTTCGTGACAATCTTCCCATATCGTCCACAGGCAAGATTTTGCGCAAGGCGCTTTTCGACCCCACCTGA
- a CDS encoding putative Predicted amidohydrolase (Evidence 3 : Function proposed based on presence of conserved amino acid motif, structural feature or limited homology), producing the protein MVDLKIVNGIVMDPAQGTESVRDLYVHGGCIVEPGGNTEAMRVIDAAGCYVTPGFIDTHIHLFARGSEFGAQADLICLPAGVTTAVDAGSAGIFTVGNLVNGPVRQCATTIKVLLHPSNNGVQGHPHEEPQDPAYYRYEKVARLFEKFPRDLVGLKIRFHDHVPRDSGLLALENAAATADKLAREGYRCILDVHFGDLAEGLFLEDILSRMRPGDVMAHLYRGGRSLTIDENGRLRGAMFEARARGVCFETACSRPYFSLKVLKAAVRENFYPDIISTDLTRRTMYWRPAFSMAHKMTAYLAAGMPLQEVVAAVTSRPAAIFGLEAEAGSLRTGRPADIAVFKVENRPYRIDDLYGESMAAEKMVVPMATIKNGAIAFQQITLGW; encoded by the coding sequence ATGGTAGATCTGAAAATTGTTAACGGAATCGTGATGGACCCGGCGCAGGGCACGGAATCGGTCCGGGATCTGTACGTGCATGGCGGATGCATTGTGGAGCCGGGCGGCAACACGGAGGCCATGCGGGTCATCGACGCGGCCGGATGCTATGTGACTCCGGGCTTTATCGACACGCACATACACCTTTTCGCGCGCGGCAGCGAATTCGGCGCTCAGGCAGACCTGATCTGCCTGCCCGCCGGGGTGACGACGGCGGTGGACGCGGGCAGCGCCGGAATCTTCACCGTGGGCAACCTGGTGAACGGCCCGGTGCGCCAGTGCGCCACGACCATCAAGGTTTTGCTGCACCCGTCCAATAACGGCGTGCAGGGCCACCCGCACGAGGAGCCGCAGGACCCTGCCTATTACCGGTACGAAAAGGTCGCCAGGCTGTTTGAGAAATTTCCGCGCGACCTGGTCGGCCTCAAAATCCGGTTCCACGACCATGTCCCCCGGGACAGCGGCCTGCTGGCGCTGGAAAATGCCGCCGCGACAGCGGACAAACTCGCCCGGGAAGGCTATAGATGCATCCTGGATGTCCATTTCGGCGACCTGGCCGAAGGGCTGTTCCTGGAGGACATTTTGTCCCGGATGCGGCCCGGCGACGTCATGGCGCACCTGTACAGGGGAGGGCGCTCGCTGACCATTGACGAGAACGGCCGGCTGCGCGGGGCGATGTTCGAAGCCCGGGCAAGGGGTGTGTGTTTCGAGACAGCCTGCTCGCGGCCGTATTTTTCTCTCAAGGTTCTCAAAGCCGCGGTGCGCGAGAATTTTTATCCGGACATAATCAGTACGGACCTCACCCGGCGGACGATGTACTGGCGGCCCGCGTTCTCGATGGCCCACAAAATGACCGCGTACCTCGCCGCCGGCATGCCGCTGCAAGAGGTTGTGGCGGCGGTGACCTCCAGGCCCGCCGCCATCTTCGGCCTGGAGGCGGAAGCCGGTTCGCTCCGGACCGGGCGGCCCGCCGATATAGCGGTATTCAAGGTCGAGAACCGGCCCTACCGGATTGATGACCTGTACGGCGAATCAATGGCTGCCGAAAAAATGGTTGTGCCCATGGCGACCATCAAGAACGGGGCGATCGCGTTCCAGCAAATCACCCTCGGCTGGTAA
- a CDS encoding Formyl-CoA transferase: MKKPLEGIRVLDMTKVIAGPLCSMLLSDMGADVIKIEKKDVGEEGRTYGPWKEGVSLFYTVFNRNKRSMGIDFRNDEGLAVFRDLIKVSDVLVENYRPGTLASMGFDADALKKLNPRLIVAHLSGFGQYGPNRDRVAYDAIIQAMCGLEDLTGQVDGMPQMTGSSLLDCITGVYGAYGVMLALFEREKSGLGQEIDVALLDSGFSVLTTNMPDYLANGVIQTRVGNTDRVCAPVNTYMAKDRYIHINGGAQAVFKRLCQCMEREDLMDRFGDPDYRFDHGQEIDEILAEWVADKEAEELERRLTAFDIPASVVRNVGEALDSDHVKARKVVEFVDYPGIGPIPLPGVNVKLSRTPGAIYRRPALAGEHSEEILRDILGKTREEIRQLKASRAV; the protein is encoded by the coding sequence ATGAAGAAACCGCTTGAAGGCATACGCGTGCTTGACATGACAAAGGTGATCGCCGGGCCGCTCTGTAGCATGCTGCTTTCCGATATGGGGGCGGATGTCATCAAAATCGAAAAAAAAGACGTCGGCGAAGAAGGCCGTACCTATGGCCCATGGAAAGAAGGGGTGAGTTTGTTTTACACGGTCTTCAACCGCAACAAACGGAGTATGGGGATAGATTTCCGGAATGACGAAGGGCTCGCCGTTTTCAGGGATCTGATTAAGGTTTCCGACGTTCTGGTGGAAAACTATCGCCCCGGAACCCTGGCAAGCATGGGGTTTGACGCCGACGCGCTCAAAAAACTCAACCCCCGGCTGATCGTGGCGCACTTGTCCGGGTTCGGCCAATACGGCCCGAACCGCGACAGGGTCGCTTACGACGCCATCATTCAGGCCATGTGCGGGCTTGAAGACCTGACCGGGCAGGTGGACGGCATGCCCCAGATGACGGGCAGCAGTCTTCTGGATTGCATAACCGGCGTTTACGGCGCCTACGGCGTGATGCTCGCCCTTTTCGAGCGGGAAAAGTCCGGCCTGGGGCAGGAGATCGATGTGGCCCTCCTGGACAGCGGGTTTTCCGTCCTGACCACCAACATGCCGGATTATCTGGCCAATGGGGTCATCCAGACGCGTGTCGGGAACACGGACCGCGTCTGCGCTCCGGTCAACACCTACATGGCCAAAGATCGCTACATCCATATCAACGGCGGCGCGCAGGCGGTCTTCAAGCGCCTGTGTCAGTGCATGGAGCGGGAGGACCTGATGGACCGGTTCGGCGATCCCGATTACCGCTTCGACCACGGCCAGGAAATAGACGAAATCCTGGCGGAGTGGGTGGCCGACAAGGAAGCGGAGGAACTGGAGCGCCGCCTCACCGCCTTTGATATCCCCGCTTCCGTTGTCCGCAACGTGGGTGAAGCCTTGGATTCAGACCATGTTAAAGCGCGTAAGGTCGTTGAATTTGTTGATTACCCCGGGATAGGGCCCATACCGCTGCCGGGCGTCAACGTAAAGTTGTCGCGCACGCCGGGGGCTATTTACCGCAGGCCCGCCCTGGCGGGAGAGCATTCCGAGGAGATCCTCCGCGACATCCTCGGGAAAACCCGGGAAGAGATCCGGCAACTCAAAGCGTCGCGGGCGGTTTAA
- a CDS encoding conserved membrane hypothetical protein (Evidence 4 : Homologs of previously reported genes of unknown function), with the protein MEYIIDALGMGWWYLFENPITFLYIIGGVFLGLVFGAIPGLTATLGVVLILPFTYILAPEDGMALLLAIYVGGIAGGLIASVLLNIPGSPAAMVTCFDGSPMARNGRPADALYLGTFSSAVGGILSAIVLVLLASQLAKIALKFGAWEYFGLGIFGVCIVVKLCADDYIKGFLGIIIGMTIAMVGMDPVLMNNRFTYGVWQLEGGFPQVATLMGLFALTEIYTQVNKMFAKEKIHTIPVQKVGFLPSKGLLGKPGMLKNILRSAAIGTGIGILPGVGQTTSSLLAYNAAKGSDPHPEKYGTGCEEGIVSSETANNACCGGALIPMLSLGIPGDTVTAVLLGGLMIHGMTPGPLLFRDHQHIIGAIYIVFILSNIIMFLMEIGLIRVFIRVLSSPVNILFPAILAMCTLGSFAANNKIFDCWIFLFIGVIGFLLLNSGFSLPPIILGFILGPIIEDSWRVAMISSRGDIFSIATHPIAYGLLIVSAVVLLWPVFMRSLKNSRLQSA; encoded by the coding sequence GTGGAATATATCATTGATGCCCTCGGAATGGGATGGTGGTATCTGTTCGAAAACCCGATCACATTTTTGTATATTATCGGCGGCGTCTTTTTGGGGCTGGTGTTCGGGGCCATTCCCGGCCTGACCGCGACCCTCGGCGTCGTGCTCATCCTGCCGTTCACCTATATCCTGGCTCCGGAAGACGGCATGGCGCTATTGCTCGCAATTTATGTCGGCGGTATCGCGGGGGGGCTCATCGCCTCGGTTCTGCTCAACATTCCGGGATCCCCGGCGGCCATGGTCACCTGCTTTGACGGGTCGCCCATGGCCCGGAACGGCCGTCCGGCCGACGCGTTGTACCTGGGCACCTTTTCCTCGGCCGTGGGCGGCATCCTGAGCGCCATCGTCCTGGTGCTGCTCGCGTCGCAGCTCGCCAAGATCGCGCTGAAGTTCGGCGCGTGGGAATATTTCGGGCTGGGCATTTTCGGCGTCTGCATCGTGGTCAAGCTCTGCGCCGACGACTATATCAAGGGGTTTCTCGGGATAATCATCGGCATGACCATCGCCATGGTCGGCATGGACCCCGTGCTGATGAACAACCGGTTCACTTACGGCGTCTGGCAGTTGGAAGGGGGATTCCCTCAGGTCGCGACGCTTATGGGGCTGTTCGCGCTGACCGAAATTTACACCCAGGTCAACAAGATGTTCGCCAAGGAAAAAATCCATACCATTCCGGTCCAAAAAGTCGGGTTTCTCCCTTCCAAGGGGCTTCTCGGCAAGCCCGGCATGCTGAAGAACATCCTGCGTTCGGCCGCCATCGGAACCGGCATCGGCATCTTGCCGGGGGTGGGGCAGACCACGTCGTCTCTGCTGGCCTATAACGCCGCCAAGGGGTCGGACCCGCATCCGGAAAAATACGGCACCGGCTGCGAAGAGGGCATAGTTTCCTCGGAAACGGCCAACAACGCCTGCTGCGGCGGCGCGCTGATTCCCATGCTTTCGCTGGGCATTCCCGGCGACACGGTTACGGCGGTTCTGCTCGGCGGTCTCATGATTCACGGCATGACTCCCGGCCCGCTGCTTTTCCGGGACCACCAGCATATCATCGGCGCCATATATATCGTTTTCATTCTGTCCAACATCATTATGTTCCTCATGGAAATCGGCCTGATCAGAGTTTTCATCCGGGTGCTTTCCTCCCCGGTGAACATCTTGTTCCCGGCGATCCTCGCGATGTGCACGCTCGGTTCCTTCGCGGCCAACAACAAGATATTCGACTGCTGGATTTTCCTGTTTATCGGCGTCATCGGCTTTTTGCTGCTGAACAGCGGGTTTTCCCTGCCGCCGATCATTCTGGGCTTCATTCTGGGGCCCATCATTGAAGACAGCTGGCGTGTGGCCATGATTTCCTCCAGGGGCGACATCTTTTCGATCGCCACGCACCCGATCGCCTATGGGTTGCTCATCGTCAGCGCCGTCGTGCTGCTCTGGCCGGTTTTCATGCGCTCACTCAAGAACTCGCGGCTGCAGTCGGCCTAG
- a CDS encoding putative Dehydratase (Evidence 3 : Function proposed based on presence of conserved amino acid motif, structural feature or limited homology), producing MTTIEKKAATYDDVEIGREITREFHCTPHWCRAYRFATEDDSLLFDPLRNPAAYVPPGAIIADLFVLFLQAYDHAKTTVLHQREEIWCLKPVPIGAVLRFSGRFTSKYVKREKGYAVFDAEAYDNAGDMVLRQRSVFMMPVKPGTETADGMEIPPSVRVEGVTPEGAAFADKASPAVEPPATLAPMTKVARQDQMAVFSGIAEHRYNIHNSLEKAKSVGFDRCVMAGVQETCWKLEYATRFFGEPFLRNGYVLSTYMSPVLTGDVITCHGLVSGKESVSGGTRLSLEVWLENEEKKKTALGLIAATV from the coding sequence ATGACCACCATTGAAAAAAAAGCCGCCACCTATGACGATGTGGAAATCGGCAGGGAAATCACGCGCGAATTCCACTGCACGCCCCACTGGTGCAGAGCCTACCGCTTCGCGACGGAAGACGACAGTCTGCTTTTCGACCCCTTGCGCAACCCCGCCGCGTACGTGCCGCCCGGCGCCATTATCGCCGACCTGTTCGTGCTGTTCCTCCAGGCGTACGACCACGCCAAAACCACGGTCCTCCACCAGCGCGAGGAGATCTGGTGCCTCAAACCCGTTCCCATCGGGGCCGTTCTGCGCTTCTCCGGGCGTTTTACCAGCAAGTACGTAAAGCGCGAAAAAGGCTACGCCGTTTTTGACGCCGAGGCGTATGACAACGCCGGCGATATGGTCCTCCGCCAGCGCAGCGTGTTCATGATGCCCGTAAAACCCGGCACGGAAACCGCGGACGGCATGGAAATCCCCCCTTCCGTGCGCGTGGAGGGCGTGACGCCCGAAGGTGCGGCCTTTGCGGACAAAGCCTCGCCGGCCGTTGAGCCGCCTGCCACCCTGGCGCCCATGACCAAGGTGGCCCGGCAAGACCAGATGGCGGTATTTTCCGGCATTGCCGAGCACCGGTACAACATCCACAACAGCCTGGAAAAGGCGAAGAGTGTGGGCTTTGACCGTTGCGTTATGGCCGGAGTGCAGGAAACGTGCTGGAAGCTGGAGTATGCGACGCGCTTCTTCGGCGAACCTTTCCTGCGGAACGGGTATGTTCTGAGCACGTATATGTCGCCTGTGCTCACCGGCGACGTCATCACCTGCCACGGCCTTGTCAGCGGTAAGGAGTCAGTGAGCGGCGGAACCAGGCTCTCGCTGGAAGTCTGGCTCGAAAATGAGGAAAAGAAAAAAACCGCTCTCGGGCTTATTGCAGCGACAGTATAG
- a CDS encoding membrane hypothetical protein (Evidence 5 : No homology to any previously reported sequences): MTESHSAGGNRPSWKRDFYCGAVIAAFSVINIVYAWVTRPTSSAARKTTFLAKTEVWLIFWMLALLVLAAALMRRAWRNRDTAAGKARVNIIWGPLVVVTTVLMGLYFLGMSYVGFNVATFLFLFSTMLLFSWGMDKLTAETWKRESVKLAAISLAFSAGIYVLFAVVLRQMLPRGWLF; this comes from the coding sequence ATGACGGAATCGCACAGCGCGGGAGGCAACCGGCCCAGTTGGAAGCGGGATTTTTATTGCGGCGCGGTCATCGCGGCGTTCAGCGTCATCAACATCGTGTACGCCTGGGTAACCCGGCCCACAAGCTCGGCGGCGCGCAAAACGACCTTCCTGGCCAAAACGGAAGTCTGGCTGATCTTCTGGATGCTCGCTCTCCTGGTGCTGGCCGCCGCTCTCATGCGCAGGGCCTGGCGCAACCGGGATACCGCCGCGGGCAAGGCCCGGGTGAACATCATCTGGGGGCCTCTTGTGGTGGTCACCACGGTTCTCATGGGGCTTTACTTTCTCGGCATGAGCTATGTGGGCTTTAACGTTGCAACATTCCTGTTCCTGTTCTCGACCATGCTTTTGTTCAGTTGGGGCATGGACAAGCTGACAGCCGAAACATGGAAGAGGGAAAGCGTGAAGCTGGCGGCGATCAGTTTGGCGTTTTCCGCCGGCATCTACGTGCTGTTCGCGGTGGTTCTCCGCCAGATGCTGCCGCGCGGCTGGCTGTTCTAG
- a CDS encoding Thiamine pyrophosphate enzyme, central domain protein, which translates to MGKHADNIMADLLVDYGVEAVFGVPGGQTLPLYYGILDRGDRIRHVLMRDEINAAYAADAYARVSGKIGVCDATAGCGSIKFVSGLAEAYNSSIPVIAIASEMNHDWITVRYRGCGPQMTDSKGVLAPVTKWTATLPTTDTMAELVQRAAQMATGGRPGPVFIECPWKLFKDEYTGPEPKADPKLANLPSYRPVPGLEDIDAAIRLLLDAKRPLILAGGGCWLSGARDELTALAERTGTPVATTLSGKGILQENHPLSLGVLSGLGGNPASEKAAMQADLIFAVGFKSSANATFNWKLPLAGQRMIHLDIDPMELNKMRVADVAMLGDAKASLGVLLSRLPADCPKHDAAPAEALKKAWAKDRAEEAGEADPIRPQQVVSVLNEVCGDNTILVCDASFSCGWGGTFFDVYGKRRALFPRGNAGLGYGLPGGVGAAAARPDSTVVVLTGDGGLSYCLGEMATLREQGMNVKVVVLNNAILGWIKWYEAAIWKGRFTEVDTERVAFDQVARGLGCKGYALRNTATLRKDLAAVFAEKGPAVIDIATSELCACKFHDKEEAVQAMERSYRSKQG; encoded by the coding sequence GTGGGTAAGCATGCGGACAATATCATGGCCGACCTGTTGGTCGACTATGGGGTGGAAGCGGTTTTCGGCGTTCCCGGCGGGCAGACCTTGCCGTTGTATTACGGCATACTGGACAGGGGCGACAGGATCAGGCACGTCCTGATGCGCGACGAAATCAACGCCGCGTATGCGGCCGATGCCTACGCGCGCGTTTCCGGCAAAATCGGGGTCTGCGATGCGACCGCGGGCTGCGGGTCGATCAAGTTCGTGTCCGGGCTGGCCGAGGCCTACAACTCGTCCATCCCGGTCATCGCCATTGCGTCGGAAATGAACCATGACTGGATCACGGTCCGGTATCGCGGCTGCGGCCCCCAGATGACGGATTCCAAGGGCGTGCTTGCCCCCGTCACCAAATGGACGGCCACCCTGCCGACAACGGACACGATGGCCGAATTGGTCCAGCGGGCGGCGCAGATGGCGACCGGCGGCAGGCCGGGCCCGGTTTTCATCGAATGCCCTTGGAAACTGTTCAAGGACGAATACACCGGGCCGGAACCCAAAGCGGACCCGAAACTCGCCAATCTTCCCTCGTACCGCCCGGTTCCGGGGCTTGAGGATATTGACGCGGCCATACGGCTGCTTCTGGACGCCAAGCGTCCCCTCATCCTGGCCGGGGGCGGTTGCTGGCTCTCCGGCGCGCGCGACGAATTGACCGCGCTGGCCGAAAGAACCGGGACGCCCGTGGCGACCACCCTGTCCGGCAAGGGGATATTGCAGGAAAACCACCCCCTGTCCCTCGGCGTTCTCAGCGGGCTTGGCGGGAACCCGGCCTCGGAAAAGGCCGCCATGCAGGCGGATCTGATTTTTGCGGTGGGCTTCAAATCCAGCGCCAATGCGACCTTTAACTGGAAGCTGCCCCTGGCCGGGCAGCGGATGATCCATCTCGACATAGACCCCATGGAACTGAACAAAATGCGGGTGGCGGACGTCGCCATGCTCGGCGACGCCAAGGCGTCATTGGGCGTGCTGTTGTCCCGGCTGCCCGCGGATTGCCCGAAGCATGATGCCGCTCCGGCCGAGGCTCTCAAAAAGGCCTGGGCGAAGGACAGAGCGGAAGAGGCCGGGGAGGCCGATCCCATCCGGCCGCAGCAGGTGGTATCCGTGCTGAACGAGGTCTGCGGCGACAATACCATCCTGGTGTGCGACGCCAGTTTTTCCTGCGGCTGGGGCGGCACCTTTTTCGATGTGTACGGCAAACGCAGGGCGCTGTTCCCCAGAGGCAACGCGGGGCTCGGCTATGGTTTGCCGGGCGGCGTGGGCGCGGCGGCGGCGCGGCCGGACAGCACCGTCGTCGTGCTCACGGGCGACGGCGGCCTCAGCTACTGCCTGGGCGAGATGGCGACCTTGCGGGAACAGGGCATGAACGTGAAGGTCGTTGTTCTCAACAACGCGATCCTCGGCTGGATAAAGTGGTACGAAGCCGCCATCTGGAAAGGCCGGTTCACCGAGGTTGACACGGAGCGGGTCGCCTTTGACCAGGTGGCGCGCGGCTTGGGCTGCAAAGGGTACGCGCTGCGCAATACCGCGACGCTGCGAAAGGATTTGGCAGCGGTGTTCGCGGAAAAAGGCCCGGCCGTCATCGATATTGCCACGTCCGAACTGTGCGCGTGCAAATTCCACGACAAGGAAGAGGCGGTCCAGGCTATGGAAAGAAGTTACCGGTCCAAGCAGGGGTGA